One segment of Poecile atricapillus isolate bPoeAtr1 chromosome 5, bPoeAtr1.hap1, whole genome shotgun sequence DNA contains the following:
- the CDK5R2 gene encoding cyclin-dependent kinase 5 activator 2, giving the protein MGTVLSLSPAASSGKGGGGGGLLAEKAQGRVPGKGESRLKRPGVLISALTWKRLVAASAKKKKSTKKVTPKPGGGAPGGAPGQPDPLVVQRNRENLRKSVVGPADGAKQGPLAVPVPTVPSAPQELHPGSGGGKPPPPPPPAGSRPPGSPRRVVVQASTGELLRCLGDFVCRRCYRLKELSPGELISWFRSVDRSLLLQGWQDQGFITPANLVFVYLLCREALRGEDIGSQAELQAAFLTCLYLAYSYMGNEISYPLKPFLVEGDKGRFWERCLGIIQRLSAKMLRINADPHYFTQLFQDLKSEGEGGDGSKHWTISLDR; this is encoded by the coding sequence ATGGGCACGgtgctctccctctcccccgcCGCCTCCTCGGGCaagggcggcggcggcggggggctGCTGGCGGAGAAGGCGCAGGGAAGGGTGCCGGGCAAGGGCGAGAGCCGGCTGAAGCGCCCCGGCGTGCTCATCTCGGCGCTAACCTGGAAGCGGCTGGTGGCCGCCTCGGCCAAGAAGAAGAAGAGCACCAAGAAGGTGACGCCGAAGCCCGGCGGCGGGGCcccggggggagccccgggcCAGCCCGACCCGCTGGTGGTGCAGCGCAACCGCGAGAACTTGCGCAAGTCGGTGGTGGGGCCGGCCGACGGCGCCAAGCAGGGCCCGCTGGCCGTGCCGGTGCCCACGGTGCCCTCGGCGCCGCAGGAGCTGCACCCGGGCTCCGGCGGGGGAAAGCCGCCTCCGCCACCGCCGCCGGCCGGCAGCCGCCCCCCGGGCTCTCCGCGCCGCGTGGTGGTGCAGGCGTCCACCGGAGAGCTCCTGCGCTGCTTGGGGGACTTCGTGTGCCGCCGCTGCTACCGCCTGAAGGAGCTGAGCCCCGGCGAACTCATCTCGTGGTTTCGCAGCGTGGACCGctcgctgctgctgcagggctggcaggaccAGGGCTTCATCACCCCGGCCAACCTGGTGTTCGTCTACCTGCTGTGCCGGGAAGCGCTGCGGGGCGAAGACATCGGGAGCCAGGCCGAACTGCAGGCCGCCTTCCTCACCTGCCTCTATCTCGCCTACTCCTACATGGGCAACGAGATCTCCTACCCGCTCAAGCCCTTCCTGGTGGAGGGAGACAAGGGGCGCTTCTGGGAGCGCTGCCTGGGCATCATCCAGCGCCTCAGCGCCAAGATGCTGCGAATCAACGCGGACCCGCACTACTTCACGCAACTCTTCCAGGACCTCAAGAGCGAGGGCGAGGGCGGAGACGGGTCCAAGCACTGGACGATCAGCCTGGACCGCTAG